A part of Hydrogenobacter sp. T-8 genomic DNA contains:
- the rny gene encoding ribonuclease Y gives MSMEVLVVAFLALAIGGIVGFILSRRGTSTSPVMEITVDLEEKRKEAELIVSKAKEEAQEILRKAHEEAREVKLSSEREAEKIVRLAQEEADRLRATLKEETEKIRRDLDRKSREMEEYLAERKQEIQRLEQTLQHREANLDRRVQALERREEELYRREKEIREMERQIDQAQRELQAKLKELEEKEKEIEALRHREILELQRIASMTLEEARMELLRKVEEEAKIEAIRLAKRIEEEARERAEFEAKKVITTAVQRLSSEIAINYTTTTVELPSNEFKGRIIGREGRNIRTFELLTGVDLIIDDTPDIVTISSFDPMRRELAKDALERLIEDGRIHPARIEEVVAEVKKEMDEKIRKMGEETCMELGLYDINPGLYYYIGKLYYRTSYSQNVLLHSKEVAYLAGMMAEELGLDAKMARRAGLLHDIGKAISHELGGSHTDIGIELCKRYGEPDPVLNAIKAHHNEEPVRYPEVALVCAADALSAARPGARRESLEAYLKRLEKLEEIVKSFKGVQNAYAVQAGREVRVIVSPEEISDEEAYMLSKNIARKIEEEMQFPGQIKVVVIRETRHVEYAK, from the coding sequence ATGAGTATGGAAGTGCTTGTTGTGGCTTTTTTAGCTTTGGCTATAGGAGGTATCGTAGGCTTTATCCTCTCAAGGAGAGGGACGAGCACCTCACCTGTCATGGAGATTACGGTAGACCTTGAGGAAAAGAGGAAAGAAGCGGAGCTCATAGTTTCAAAGGCTAAGGAAGAGGCTCAGGAGATACTAAGGAAGGCTCATGAAGAGGCAAGAGAGGTCAAGCTAAGCTCTGAAAGAGAGGCGGAGAAGATAGTAAGACTTGCCCAAGAAGAGGCGGACAGGCTAAGGGCAACCCTCAAAGAGGAAACGGAAAAGATAAGAAGAGACCTTGACAGGAAAAGCAGAGAAATGGAAGAATACCTTGCAGAGAGGAAGCAAGAGATCCAAAGGTTAGAGCAAACCCTCCAGCACCGTGAAGCCAACTTAGATAGAAGGGTTCAAGCCCTTGAAAGGCGAGAGGAAGAGCTATACAGAAGGGAAAAGGAAATAAGGGAGATGGAAAGGCAAATAGACCAGGCACAAAGAGAACTACAGGCTAAGCTCAAGGAGTTGGAAGAAAAGGAAAAAGAGATAGAAGCCCTTAGGCACAGGGAGATTCTTGAACTTCAAAGGATTGCCAGTATGACCCTTGAAGAAGCCAGAATGGAGCTTTTAAGGAAGGTGGAAGAAGAGGCAAAAATAGAAGCCATAAGATTAGCTAAGCGTATAGAGGAGGAGGCAAGGGAAAGGGCGGAGTTTGAGGCGAAGAAGGTGATAACCACCGCAGTGCAGAGGCTCTCCTCTGAGATAGCCATCAACTACACCACGACCACCGTGGAGCTTCCCAGCAATGAGTTCAAGGGCAGGATAATAGGAAGAGAAGGAAGGAACATAAGAACCTTTGAATTACTCACAGGTGTGGACCTTATAATTGATGACACCCCAGATATAGTCACCATTTCCTCCTTTGACCCCATGAGGAGGGAGCTTGCAAAGGATGCCCTTGAGAGGCTCATAGAGGATGGAAGGATACACCCTGCCAGGATAGAAGAGGTGGTGGCAGAGGTCAAGAAGGAGATGGACGAGAAGATTAGGAAGATGGGAGAAGAAACCTGCATGGAGCTTGGGCTATATGACATAAACCCCGGTCTTTACTATTACATAGGCAAGCTCTACTACAGGACGAGCTACTCGCAGAACGTGCTTTTACACTCAAAGGAAGTTGCCTACCTTGCTGGGATGATGGCGGAGGAGCTTGGGCTGGATGCCAAAATGGCAAGGAGGGCTGGGCTTTTGCATGACATTGGCAAGGCTATCTCCCACGAGCTTGGAGGCTCTCACACAGACATAGGCATAGAGCTTTGCAAACGTTATGGAGAGCCAGACCCAGTCCTAAATGCCATAAAGGCTCACCACAACGAGGAGCCAGTAAGATATCCAGAGGTAGCCCTTGTATGCGCAGCGGATGCCCTCTCTGCGGCAAGACCAGGGGCAAGGAGGGAAAGCCTGGAGGCATATCTCAAAAGACTTGAAAAGTTAGAGGAGATAGTCAAATCTTTCAAGGGTGTGCAGAACGCCTATGCGGTGCAGGCAGGAAGAGAGGTAAGGGTCATAGTTAGCCCCGAGGAGATAAGCGACGAGGAAGCCTACATGCTTTCCAAAAACATAGCAAGGAAGATAGAGGAAGAGATGCAGTTCCCCGGACAGATAAAGGTGGTAGTCATAAGGGAGACAAGGCATGTGGAATACGCCAAGTAA
- a CDS encoding 5-formyltetrahydrofolate cyclo-ligase — MKVFAKKDIRRRIIQKREGLTEEERERLSEGIVKNLLSLRSLWDADTLLMFCPHKGEPNITPLFSWVLQRGKSLLLPRVEGKDLKLIRVEDNTSLSPGAFCILEPSGGEEVRPEEVDLSLVPGVAFDREGYRIGYGKGYYDRLLGRLGGLKVGVCYEFQVLEEVPRDDWDMPVDLVVTEEKIYQGGKER; from the coding sequence ATGAAAGTGTTTGCTAAGAAGGATATAAGAAGAAGGATTATACAGAAAAGAGAAGGTCTAACAGAGGAAGAAAGAGAAAGGCTGTCAGAAGGCATAGTAAAAAATCTCTTAAGTCTCAGGTCCCTATGGGACGCGGATACCCTTCTTATGTTTTGCCCTCATAAGGGAGAGCCTAATATTACGCCTCTCTTTTCTTGGGTTCTACAGAGGGGTAAGAGTCTCTTGCTTCCAAGGGTAGAGGGGAAAGACCTAAAGCTAATAAGGGTTGAGGACAATACCAGCCTTAGCCCCGGTGCTTTTTGTATACTTGAACCCTCTGGAGGTGAGGAGGTAAGACCAGAGGAGGTAGACTTATCCCTTGTCCCAGGGGTAGCCTTTGACAGGGAGGGATACCGCATAGGCTACGGCAAGGGATACTACGATAGGCTTTTGGGGAGACTAGGGGGGCTAAAGGTGGGAGTTTGCTATGAGTTTCAGGTCCTAGAGGAGGTGCCAAGGGATGACTGGGATATGCCTGTTGACCTTGTGGTCACGGAGGAAAAAATCTATCAAGGAGGTAAGGAAAGATGA